A section of the Humulus lupulus chromosome 2, drHumLupu1.1, whole genome shotgun sequence genome encodes:
- the LOC133815274 gene encoding uncharacterized protein LOC133815274, translating to MAENVGEEEEGAQNMTNPIVLADDRARAIREYAAPMFNELNPGIVRPEIQAPQFELKPVMFQMLQTVGQFSGLPTEDPHLHIRSFLEVSDSFKLQGVSEEALRLKLFPFSLRDRARSWLNTLPLDSVTNWNDLAEKFLRKYFPPTRNAKFRSEIMSFQQLEDESTSDAWERFKELLRKCPHHASRMVLDASANGAILSKSYNEAFEILERIASNNYQWSNTRAPTSRKVAGVLEVDALTALTAQMASMTNILKNMSLGGSIQPAAAIQSAEVSCVYCGDGHTFENCPSNPASVCYVGNQNFNRNNNPYSSTYNPAWKNHPNLSWGVKEQVQA from the exons ATGGCTGAAAAtgttggagaagaagaagagggtgcgCAGAACATGACTAATCCTATTGTCTTGGCGGATGATAGAGCCAGGGCAATAAGAGAATATGCTGCCCCTATGTTCAACGAGCTCAATCCGGGCATTGTGAGGCCCGAAATTCAAGCACCTCAGTTTGAGCTCAAACCTGTCATGTTCCAAATGCTCCAAACAGTTGGTCAATTTAGTGGGTTGCCAACGGAAGATCCTCATCTCCATATTCgctcatttttggaggtgagcgattctttcaagctacaaggagtgagTGAAGAGGCTTTGAGGCTGAAGCTATTTCCGTTCTCTTTGAGGgaccgagctagatcatggctcaacacccttcctcTCGATTCCGTTACAAATTGGAATGACTTGGCTGAGAAATTTCTAAGAAAATACTTCCCTCCCACCAGAAATGCAAAATTTCGAAGTGAAATCATGTCATTCCAGCAGCTTGAAGATGAGTCCACTAGTGACgcgtgggaaagattcaaagagctTTTAAGAAAATGTCCACACCACG CCTCTCGAATGGTTTTGGACGCTTCAGCCAATGGAGCCATTCTTTCCAAGTCTTACAACgaagcatttgagattttggaaaggattgCAAGTAATAACTATCAATGGTCAAACACTAGAGCTCCTACAAGTAGAAAGGTGGCGGGAGTTCTTGAAGTAGATGCATTAACAGCTCTAACAGCTCAAATGGCCTCAATGACCAACatcttgaagaatatgagtttaGGAGGAAGTATTCAGCCAGCTGCTGCCATTCAAAGTGCAGAAGTATCATGTGTATATTGTGGGGACGGGCACACTTTTGAGAATTGCCCTTCAAATCCAGCCTCGGTTTGCTATGTGGGTAATCAGAATTTCAACCGCAACAACAACCCATATTCTAGCACTTACAATCCAGCGTGGAAAAATCATCCTAATCTGTCATggggggtcaaggagcaagttcaagcaTAG